TCGCGTCGTCGATCGTGAGGCCCGCACGATCGAGGACCGCGAATCGGCGTGGTGCCGTGCTCCTCGGTGTGGTCGCTCCCACAACGACCTCAAGCTCCGGCACGAAGCCCTCAGACGTCATGCTGACGTGGGTCACGGAACGCGCCAATAACTCGATCACGTCCTGCGCGAGGGCGAAGGCGGTCGCGTCGCTCGCTGGAGCGCTGACCAGCACATGGCGGTCCAGCGTGCGCTCAGCCTCATCGACGCTGAGTCCGGCGGCGCGGGCGAGCGTGCGAGCATTCTCTGATCGGGCCTCCTGCGTCAGGAGAGATCCAGGCATGTGTCCACCTCCCGTGCGGGCACCGCACACCAAACATTGCTGGCGTTCAGGCGGAAGACCCTCACATCGTCCGCGAAAGTCCGGTCCTCGGTGTTGAGGGCGAACTGGGGCAGGACCAGCGAGAGCGCCCCTTCATGGCGAATGATGGCCCACGTATCATCCGCGACTGAATGGAATGCGTCGCGCGGATGCGTGTGCACCTGGGCTGCCACCATCAATCGTTCACGTCGAAGATGTGCCTTGAGCTCGCGCATGCTCGCTGGCGGAATCCGGAAGAGATCCGCGCGCGCTTCCTGCATTGGCCGATAGCATTCGGTGACCACGATGGAGTCGCCCGCTCGTCGACCAAGCCAAAGCACCACGCACTCCACGCGCGTGCGTCCCGTCTCCTGAAGTACTGAGAGCGTTGTCGCGCGCAGCGACGCGTTCACCCGGACTCGCATCAGCCGGCTCCTTTTCGCCAGGCGTGCCAAAGCTTTGTCAGTAATCCGCCAAGCGAGTATTCGTCCAGTGTTTTCAACGGTTCCCACGGATCATTCAAATGGCTCGGATGGCAGTGGTACTCGCGCGACCCGCGCATGCAAACGAAGGGTCGACCGGTCGTGGGATGTGGACTGTTGTTGAACACGCCGGTGGGGTTCGGCAGGAGTTGCGATAGCGCCGTCCCCGTCGCGTCGAGGAGTGCGATGGACGCGGGCGTGTCATTCCAATCGTCGCACGTCAATCGCACGCGGAGCGTCGTGCGCCCAGCGGCCGCAAAGGAACAATCAAGATCAGGGAACTCCTGGGTATGCAAGATCCAGCCGCGCTGCGCGAGGAGCGACGCTGGAATGCGCGCGACCTCCTCGCGAAAGCGGGCTTTGGCAGCTTCGGGGTGCACGGCTACCCTCCCCCGCCTTCCGGGGGGCCCCAATCCAGCTCCACCCGTCCCTGGAGGTGGTTCTCGAGGTAACTCCTCGTGGGATCCACCTGACGCAGGCCGCCATCATCGGAGACCGTGACGAGCCACCCGTCGGTGCTCGTGAGGTGCAGGGCGTGCGCCGCTGCCTTGAGCACCACCGACACTTTCTGGTGCGGCGGAATCTCCTGGTACCCTTCCTCGGGATAGAGTCCGGCGGTCGTGGAAACCGAGACCTGCACCTTCTCGGCCCGCTCGACCGCCGCGTTCAGGTGGGACTGCGCAAGATCGCTCACGGAACCTCCGACGCTAAATGATGGTACTGTAGTTTATGGCCAGTTTATACATATGTCAATGGCCAGTTTTCACACTATTTGTCTTGCGTAATGGGCCATTTGTTGTTACCTTACAGGTCGCTCACAGGGGGGGACGTATGGATCGCCGACAGATGACGCTGATGCTAAGCGACCGCGAAATGACGGTGCTCGATGAGCTCTCTGCGCGCCGTGGGATGTCGAAGACCGCACTCGTTCGTCAGGCGCTGAGGCTTTATCAGTCGATCACCGAGCGCATTGCCTCCGGCGACAAGCTCTTCATGGAACACCCGCACACGAAGGAGAAGGCAGAGCTCGTCGTGCTATGACGGAGTTGATCAACGTCGTCCCGCTCTACAATCGACAGACGGGCGCGTTTGAGGAAGCTCGACTCTACCAGCCGGTCGATCGCTCACATCTCGATGACTTCGATGCCCGCTGGATGCCGGAGTTCGATCGGCGATTCGAAGCTCATGCGACCCGCGGCGGCCGCGGCATCCCCGAGCAACTCCAGGATTGTCGCTGGGACTGGCGCGACTTGGTCGAGAAGTACGCCCGACGGCTTGATTACGAGTCGTTTGCCCTTGAGTGCGCAGGAAGCACCCAAGGGCTGCTCCTGGTGGCCACGGCGGCGTTTGGTCGCGCCCCCGGGAACATGGGCCTTGAGATCATCTATGTTGATCGCCTCGCGACGGCGCCGTGGAACCGGCTCGGTGGCGCACGACCGCCGGTGTACAAGGGAGTCGGTCGCATCTTGTTGATCGCCGCCATGAGCTTGAGCGATGAATTGGGATTCCACCGACGTCTGGGATTGCACGCCTTGCCGCAGGCGGAGTCGTGGTACCGAGAGGTGTGCGGCATGGAAGATCTCGGTCCGGATCGCGCCTATGCGAACCTCTGCTACTTCGAAATGACGGAAACCCAAGCCGCGGCCTTCGTGGCCGAGGACGAGGAAGGCACCGCATGAGACTGATTGTGTCGAAGGAGTGGCTGCGTCGACGCATCGCGTCGGATCCTGACATGGAAACCGACGCGGGGCTTTCCGTGGCCCGTCTCGACGGCCTGATCGCCGATGCCGTCGCTCCGCAAGGATTGCCGGGCGTACGCTCCAGTTCCACGGAGGACCCACGGGCCCTTCGCCTTGCGCTCGCCCGTGTGGTGAAAGCGCTGCGCGTCCAATCTCACGCAACCGTGCAGGCCCTGGCCGAGCGCCTCGATGTGGAACCTGCGGACCTGAAGGGACTCGAGGAGGACCCGGCGTTTATCGTTCCGCCCCGCACGCTCTCTTTGGTGGCAAAGCACTTTCAACTCCCGGTGAGCGAACTTGCCATGCTCGCAGGTGCGACGCGGGTGACGGATCACACCCTGGCTGACAATGCGCTAAAGTTCGCGGCGCGATCCGCCACGCTCAGCGACGTCGACGACGAGGGTCGCGAAGCCCTATTCGCCTTCGTCCGGTTTCTCACCGAACGTACCCACCGATGAGCCTCGACGCGCCCGTGGTAGGTGTGCGCGAGCGCCGGTCCATTGCAGATGCCGTGGCGCGCGTCCTTCGGGATCTGGGAACGCCGGAGCCGCCGCTCAAGCTCGAAGACGTGCGGCAGCTGCTGGCGCTCGACCTGCAGTACTATGACGGTTCCGACCGGAGCGTCATCAAGGCGTTTACGCACCAGTACCGGCTGTTCGCCAAGAAACGGCTTCCGGCCCTCGGCGCCAAACTGCAGCAGACGCTACGACAGTCGAAGCTGTTAGCGTTCTGGGTGCCGGACGGTAAGCGCGTTTTGATCGACGAGAGCGCGCCGAAGCCGAAGCATCGATGGATCGAAGGGCACGAGATCGCGCACAGCCTGACGGACTGGCATCGTGATTTCCTATTGGGCGACATCGCCGCGACACTCGATCCGCAGTGCCATGCGACCATCGAAGCAGAAGCGAACTATGGTGCGGGTCAGCTCCTCTTCTTGCATGATCGCTTCGGCCGTGAAGCACGAGACCTGCCCGCGACGTTCTCCTCCGTCCATCTGTTGGCCGGTCGCTACGCGAACTCCATCACCTCCACCCTGTGGCGATTCGTAGAGCAGCGGAATCCCAGTGGGGCGTCGTTCGGCATGATCAGTGTGCACCCGAACGTCCCCACGATCGGCGCGCACGATGGCCCTGACCCGTGGCGCTATTTCATCCGGTCGGCTGCCTTCCAAACTCAGTTCTCGCATGTCACGGCGCACGACGCGTATCGCATTCTCTCGACGCACGCGACCTATCAGCGCCGCGGCCCGATTCTCGAGATCGAGACGCGACTGCGTGACGTGAACGGGGTTGGGTGGCACTTCACCGTTGAGTCTTTTTGCAACTCGCATGCGGTGCTGACGCTGGGAGTCGCTGTTGCTCCCGTCGCGTCACGTGTCGCGGGATAAGGTCACCTCGTCAGCACTGGCGAACGCCGTGCACCGGTGAAGCGTCGCAGGAAAGGCGGACAGCACCTAGCACGACTTCGCCACTTCCTTCGGCGAAGCGGCGGCGCGCCGGCATCCCGCGCCGACACTGCCGGAGGGTCCCGCTCAACGGCGCGGTTCCCTCAGGCACGCCAGTACGGCGTCGTAGAGCGGCTGATGTAGAACCGTCCACCGATAGGGCCAGCCGAATGCCTCGCAGATGGCGGCGGCAACGGACCTGCTTCGGCTCACTCCGGCGTGGCAGTGGAGGAGCATCTGTGGCGCACGTCGGTGTGTTCGCACAAAGGCGGCGATGGCCGCGGCTGGCAGGCGCACATCTACGCCTGGCTCCAAGTTGCCGTGGAGGTCGACATCCTCGATCTCCAGCGACAGCACCGACTTCCAGCCGGATAGCATCTCCGGCTGTTCCATGCCTGGAGCTCGGATCGAGATCACCACGCCGCGATGCACTGGCCTCGCATGCGCGGCCTCATCTCTTGAAAGCACGCGGACTAACGGCACGCCTCGAGGGCGACGTCCGTGCCAGAGCGGTCCATCTTCGCTCAACATCCGTTCTAGTGAACCCATCGACGAGAAGAAGAGTGGCGCAGTAGTGCTAGGCGATCAGGGTGCCTCCGGCCAGGGGCGGAGACTCCGCAGCGGCGCCGCAGGCAACGCAAGTAAAGCCGATCGGTGCGAACCTGTGGTGCATACCAACCATCGGCGCCGGGCTCGCCGCGCCGTGGTCGCGCGTCGCTCAGGACGAACCATCCCATTGGAGGCGCCGATGAAGGGGCTGGCGTCGGCGTCCGGCAATCGGCGTTCATCTCGCTGCGGCGCGGTCTGGCCAACGCCTCGGCACGGATGCGACAACCGGTTCCGAAGTCCTCTCATCACTCATCTTCGCCCGCACCGCATTTCGTGCCTCCTTTGCTCGCCCGAGAAGTTCCCGGTTCTCGCGGTCTCTATAGACGCGATCACGTGTCTCGCGGCTGTTCGCCCCGATCTTCTCGAGGAGCAGGTCATCGTTGTAATGAAGGGCTGCGACGTCTATCATCGTGCGGCGCACACCGTACCAACCGCGGCCGGGCACCGGAGTGATTCCCACGTGCTTCTCGAGCTCGTGAAAGGCGTCAAGCGCGGATCGCCGATTCCAGCGCGACAATCGCTTTCGCGGGGTGATGACGCCCTCGCGCAGCTTTCCGCCGGGAAAGAGCGGGTAGTCCCGCCGGCCAGCCATCTGGTACTCTCGTTCCAACTTGCACAGATACCCCGACGCGAGAATCGCGCGTATCCGCTCACCCTGGGCGTCGTCGAGCTCGATGTCCGTGCCCGGTTTGCTGCCTTGCTGCGGAATGTGCAGCGTGATGCGGAAACTCGCACCCCGCCGCTCGGTGTTGAGGTCGGTTCGATTGCACGCCAGCAGCTGCCCCAAGCGAAGTTCAGCACCAACGTCGAACAGCAACTTGAAGCGTGGGTCGCCGTATTCGTCCGCGGCGCGAAGCAGTTTCGCAATATCGGCAGCTTCGTGACGAGGTCGACGGGGAGTATGCTTCTGTTTGAATTGCTTTTCCCACGCGCGGCCGAGCTGGGCATGCCAGTCCGCGGGCACGAGCACATGGTCTCTGGACACGCGACCGCTTTCCACGAGCCACCGCGCGATCTTCGTCAGCGCGGCCACTGCGATTTCCAGCGACCGTGGGCTCGGTGTCGGAGACGGGACGGACGAGGGTGCCGCGTCAGCGGTCAACCGCGCCTGGTGCTGTCTGGCGCTCGCTGCAATCCAAGCAGTGACGCCTGCCATCACGTCGTCGGAACGTACAGCGTCCCAAAGGGCATCGCCGGGCAGGAAGTCCTTGGCGAGGCGGCGCACGAGGCGCGCAGCGTCTGCATGCTGTCGCGCAGCGCCGAGGTAGACACCGCCTGGGTCCGTAGCGAGTGCAATCTCGACGCCTTCGCGGAGCGTGAGTGCCGCGAATACCTGCCCCCTCCAAGTCCCCGCCCGAACCGCCGCCAATCGCGCGGACTGTGCGTTCGCGATTTCTCGTGCTCGCTCGATCTTCGCTTCCACCAGTTCACCCTTGGCGTCGCGGATCGTGAGCGCCACTCGGACCTTCACCCGCCGATCTCGACCGCTGCGACGCGGATCGGAGTAGCGAAGCTGTAGTCTCCCGGATCGATCGGCACGCTCCTCAATGATGACGCGCGCGCCGTGCGCACCGCAGGAATAGCGGAATGGGGCGGCGCGCGCGGCGCGGCGCGCGCGAACGCCCAAGCGTCGCGTCACGAGGTCCTTCCGCGCTGGGATCGGCTGCTCGTGAGAAAAGCCTGAAGCGCCGGCATGCTGACGCGATATTGCTTCCCGGCGCGCTCGGCCTCGAGATTCTTCTGGCGAATCTGCCAGCGCACAGCCTCGTCCGATACACCGAGCCTCGCGGCCACCTCCGCGACCGTCAACCAGGCCTCTTCGGCGGCTGCCTGCTGGAATGCTCGGTCCATCTCGCGACATACTCCCTGCAGCGTCTCTACCATCGGGTTGCTCGGGTTTAGCTCGTTCGCCGCCTCGGCCAACTGACGAAGTCGGTTTGCGAGATCGCGGATGGGTGCGGCGGCAATGACGGAGGGCCCTGGCGGGCGCGATTGTCTCATTGGTCTTTCCCCTGACACCCGGATGCGGTGCACTGGCCGCAGCCTCGATGGACTGGGAAAGAGCGTACGGGCTCGCGCGTCCGCACCGGCGGTATCCGCCGCGCACGGTCACCGCAGTTCTCCCGCCGCCTTACTGAGTGGTCACAAGAGACGCGCACGTCGACATGAAGACGGTCCATGTCAATGTTGTAGCGTGCTGACGTGCCGAGTGTCGGCCAGTCGCAGCTTGGTCGGCGGTGCTTCTGCGGCCGCAGCCTAGGTCGACCCTGCGTTCCCGTCGTCGGGCGATGTTATCTCGCCTCAGGCCTCGAACGACATAAAAGCGCTCGAAGCGGCGCTGGTCGAAGCCGCTGTCTAATGCCTGGCAGCAGCATCTCGTGTCCCATGAAGAAGTCGGCCCACCTTTCGGCGTCGACGCCGCGTTGGAGACCGTGCACCCACAGGCCGCCGACTTCTTGTTGGATCCGATCGGGATTGTACGGGGACCTCAGTCGACGCGTGTGTAAGTCCCACGCGATTCTCCCGTGCCAAGCGACGGAACCGTCTTCCTCGAAGATCGTCAGAACGTCGCCCTCCTCCAGGACGTACAGGTTGTCGTACGAGCGTTCCGTGGCGCTCCAGTCGGTCACCAACGACCAGTAGACGCCCTCCGTGCCCGTCTCCCACCAAGCCACAAGATGACCATTGAGGCGCTCGGCATCGTGATGGTCCATCGTGACCCCCGTCGGTTCGCGCACACGTCCGGAACGAGGCTGGCGGCCAGGCTGATCAATCTGCGTGCCGGCCGAGCTCGGCCTTCGCCAAAGCGCCGAACATGCGCTGGACTTCCGGGTCGAGGACGGCGAGGGCGCGAAGGCGCACGATGGCCCGCTGATATCGTCGGCGCGCAGCCGTCCACGAAATGCCGAGGCTCGCGCCGACCTCGCACCACTCTTGGCTGAGCACTAGGCGGTGCCACAGGAGTGCGGAGTCTTGTGCGCGCAGCGTCCAAGACAGCCACGCGATGCGTCCCGCAAGCCCGGGGTCGTCATCCTCGACACCCGCCGACGAGCGCAACGCGTTCTCGATCTCGACGGAGATGGTTGGCATTCGCCTCTCTGGGCGCAGCACGTCCGCCGCAGTGCAGCGCGCGATTGCCGTGACCCAGCCTACAGCCTGGGCATCGGACTGCGCCCGACACTTCGCCCGGTTGACCCA
This region of Gemmatimonadaceae bacterium genomic DNA includes:
- a CDS encoding sigma-70 family RNA polymerase sigma factor; translation: MSDESFLALLRASAAIDAEASAFEQRALIVAAEVIVRRTLRRWVDGVLLRRGLLDDVVQETLLRLWVNRAKCRAQSDAQAVGWVTAIARCTAADVLRPERRMPTISVEIENALRSSAGVEDDDPGLAGRIAWLSWTLRAQDSALLWHRLVLSQEWCEVGASLGISWTAARRRYQRAIVRLRALAVLDPEVQRMFGALAKAELGRHAD
- a CDS encoding ribbon-helix-helix protein, CopG family, whose product is MTLMLSDREMTVLDELSARRGMSKTALVRQALRLYQSITERIASGDKLFMEHPHTKEKAELVVL
- a CDS encoding putative metal-binding protein; translation: MHPEAAKARFREEVARIPASLLAQRGWILHTQEFPDLDCSFAAAGRTTLRVRLTCDDWNDTPASIALLDATGTALSQLLPNPTGVFNNSPHPTTGRPFVCMRGSREYHCHPSHLNDPWEPLKTLDEYSLGGLLTKLWHAWRKGAG
- a CDS encoding helix-turn-helix domain-containing protein, yielding MVETLQGVCREMDRAFQQAAAEEAWLTVAEVAARLGVSDEAVRWQIRQKNLEAERAGKQYRVSMPALQAFLTSSRSQRGRTS